A single window of Montipora capricornis isolate CH-2021 chromosome 14, ASM3666992v2, whole genome shotgun sequence DNA harbors:
- the LOC138032032 gene encoding uncharacterized protein: MKRRFLCCILADSLVLILLVSQINTTKASSNTTHHTTGPIESCLQSPIQQNVTLRGGINAGSFKKLAQFVAMQLCIRLCCEEKGCDVALMSGKNCYGVQCFSEELCTAVPAKKAPSSLMISHVTITGEENIRRSQPMPQNLKCTEIEAEEGVTLKGGIGAGHFTDVGTVENFDSCTRLCCVSEKCDLAMLIKGHCFLVGCYNKELCKTVKTETKNYRPTVAFVQRWVTNVTEDSAITLNNLPTTNSKLICKNSDVQYNSTLRGGVKAGNFTDLGKISEMSTCIRMCCGRKDCDVALMLEANCYAVNCYNEELCQAVLARKSGLLTNLSPRLSYITARDEEVLPQKISIGGGVSCRPSVISYDVTLRGGLSAGQFTPIGHVDGMEACVNLCCKRNTCDIALMLRDSCYSITCATEELCEEVPAPSSDFYPRLSYVRRDIERNTKQEFPQAEAERPSQDTQADLDTKEEGYCTNSEVMTNVTLRGGITAGRFRDRGKVPNMQACVEICCISKTCDVAFMLRNNCFSVTCFEEKLCEAVKARSSIYNPKLVYIYARTKSELTVTPVISRRSKRLKRRAIQDRFIDKRASNIERNVGKDRFKCRIHRKANRRSKYDWLTRNQLKAATTFNATETATATLRRCSMYLNAFPFHTLQHSNLHWNLKIYYVLSLSERRKIRYKGWESEITNVRPLKCPHGPVLTNVTLTHELRAGKFSRLGMANDMETCIQMCCDKDDCEMAFMPGKHCYGVDCFSQEHCEIKTVKSSNLTVKIAAVRPIVVNPAKDQIAVSVEDPSTQEELHCTQSPILKNVTLRGGIKAGNFSDLGDEKNMHMCIALCCERKTCDLAFMIGGTCIAVDCFSEELCQAVKARPTKYEPQIAFIRRRELQRPKPNPILSRKANVLPTVPRPEVPTMKIHEIISDKLPHPTILKTSTCSSSKIYPNVTLLGGIKSGNFTSLGKTKNMQECIGKSCDLGQGDMAFMLGSYCYSVSCYSDRVCQTIPAQPSRFYPRIAFLKWAPKITEEELLEDEGAGYPSIPKCTRSHILYNHTLLGGLRAGNFTQIAEVDSIETCAALCCAEQTCDLALLLGENCYAGDCASKELCIPVPVNQVANKGSQMAYITSRKKVEEQGSDWSLWYIVVGSIAIGIGLTGILWTILTCWHRGRRLRSKDEPSDHFTMINESGESQRKLEMLPQGWNLQQFGQQFNNSGTFLKNGPMFLSDTESDSDENEEPTAPPPRSKIPIRADPQRRSLSFNGPPPPYTEQKNDNRPSVISMNSKTKRAMQNL; this comes from the exons ATGAAGAGGAGATTTTTGTGTTGTATTCTCGCCGACAGTTTGGTTCTTATACTACTGGTATCCCAGATAAACACCACAAAag CATCATCAAACACTACTCACCATACAACCGGGCCGATTGAGTCGTGCTTGCAGAGTCCAATACAGCAAAACGTGACCTTACGAGGAGGAATAAACGCCGGCTCATTCAAGAAATTAGCGCAGTTCGTTGCCATGCAACTCTGCATTCGACTCTGCTGCGAGGAAAAAGGCTGTGATGTCGCTTTGATGTCTGGGAAAAATTGTTATGGAGTGCAATGCTTTAGCGAGGAGTTATGCACTGCTGTACCGGCGAAGAAAGCTCCATCTTCGTTGATGATCTCACACGTCACAATTACAGGAGAAG agaACATCCGCCGTTCTCAACCAATGCCACAGAATCTCAAATGTACCGAAATCGAGGCAGAGGAAGGAGTCACCCTGAAAGGTGGAATAGGAGCTGGACATTTCACAGATGTCGGAACGGTGGAGAATTTCGACTCGTGTACAAGACTTTGCTGCGTTTCCGAGAAATGTGATTTAGCCATGTTGATAAAAGGACATTGTTTCCTTGTGGGCTGTTACAACAAGGAACTGTGTAAGACCGTTAAAACGGAAACGAAGAATTACAGGCCCACTGTAGCGTTTGTGCAAAGATGGGTTACCAATGTAACGGAAGACTCAG CCATCACTTTAAACAACCTCCCAACAACAAACTCCAAGTTAATTTGCAAAAATAGCGATGTACAGTACAACTCTACACTAAGAGGAGGAGTTAAAGCCGGTAATTTCACTGACTTGGGAAAAATAAGCGAAATGTCTACATGCATTCGGATGTGCTGCGGACGAAAGGATTGTGACGTGGCACTCATGTTAGAAGCGAATTGTTACGCAGTCAACTGTTACAATGAGGAGTTATGTCAGGCGGTCCTAGCTCGCAAGTCAGGATTATTGACAAATTTGAGTCCAAGACTTTCATATATAACAGCAAGAGACGAAGAAG TTCTTCCACAAAAGATTTCAATTGGAGGCGGAGTCTCTTGCAGACCAAGTGTCATATCCTATGACGTCACACTCCGAGGTGGACTCTCTGCAGGCCAGTTTACGCCCATTGGCCACGTGGATGGCATGGAGGCGTGCGTGAACTTGTGCTGCAAGCGCAACACGTGCGACATAGCGCTGATGCTGCGTGATTCTTGTTACTCGATCACGTGTGCGACCGAGGAGCTCTGTGAGGAGGTGCCAGCACCGTCATCCGATTTTTACCCTCGGTTATCTTACGTAAGGAGAGACATCGAAAGAAATACCAAGCAAG AATTTCCACAAGCTGAGGCCGAAAGACCCAGCCAAGATACTCAAGCTGACCTGGACACAAAAGAAGAAGGCTACTGTACAAACAGTGAAGTTATGACAAACGTCACCTTACGAGGTGGGATCACCGCGGGTCGCTTTCGGGATCGAGGCAAAGTCCCAAACATGCAGGCATGCGTGGAGATTTGTTGTATCTCAAAGACTTGTGATGTTGCGTTTATGCTCAGGAATAATTGCTTTTCTGTGACTTGTTTCGAAGAAAAACTTTGTGAGGCAGTGAAAGCGAGGTCATCGATTTACAACCCAAAACTTGTTTACATTTATGCGAGAACAAAGAGTGAATTGACTGTCACACCAGTGATTTCTCGTCGGAGTAAACGCTTAAAACGAAGAGCTATTCAAGATCGGTTCATTGACAAGAGAGCAAGTAACATTGAGCGAAATGTAGGCAAGGACAGATTCAAGTGTCGAATACACAGAAAAGCAAATCGAAGAAGCAAATATGATTGGCTGACGAGGAA CCAATTGAAAGCAGCTACGACGTTTAATGCAACGgaaacggcaacggcaacgctAAGAAGGTGTAGCATGTATTTGAATGcatttcctttccatactctgcAACACAGCAACTTGCATTGGAATCTTAAAATTTATTACGTTCTAAGTCTAAGTGAACGGCGCAAGATAAGAT acAAAGGCTGGGAGTCTGAAATCACAAACGTTAGACCTTTGAAATGCCCTCATGGTCCAGTTCTAACGAATGTTACACTAACTCACGAGCTGCGTGCGGGAAAATTTTCGCGACTGGGAATGGCAAACGACATGGAGACATGCATTCAGATGTGTTGTGATAAAGACGATTGCGAAATGGCATTTATGCCTGGAAAGCATTGTTATGGAGTGGATTGCTTCAGTCAGGAACATTGCGAGATAAAAACAGTCAAATCGAGTAATTTGACGGTGAAAATTGCAGCAGTGAGACCCATTGTGGTTAATCCAGCCAAGGATCAAATTGCAG TTTCCGTAGAGGATCCGTCAACCCAAGAAGAACTTCATTGCACACAGAGTCCAATTCTAAAGAACGTGACTTTAAGGGGAGGGATAAAGGCGGGAAACTTTAGTGACCTTGGTGATGAGAAAAATATGCACATGTGCATTGCGTTATGCTGTGAGCGCAAGACATGCGACCTGGCCTTTATGATTGGAGGGACCTGTATTGCAGTGGATTGTTTTAGCGAGGAGCTCTGTCAAGCGGTAAAGGCAAGACCCACGAAATATGAACCCCAGATAGCTTTTATCAGGCGCCGAGAGTTGCAAAGACCCAAACCTAACCCTATCCTGTCGAGAAAAG CAAACGTCCTGCCAACCGTCCCGAGGCCAGAAGTACCAACGATGAAAATTCACGAAATAATCAGCGACAAACTTCCCCACCCCACTATACTCAAAACCAGCACGTGCTCTTCCAGCAAAATCTACCCGAATGTTACATTGCTTGGAGGCATTAAATCAGGCAACTTCACCTCACTAGGCAAGACCAAGAATATGCAGGAGTGCATTGGCAAGTCATGTGACCTTGGTCAGGGTGACATGGCCTTCATGTTGGGAAGTTATTGTTACTCCGTGTCATGTTACAGTGATCGTGTTTGTCAAACTATACCTGCCCAGCCGTCCAGGTTCTACCCCAGAATAGCTTTTCTAAAATGGGCTCCAAAAATTACAGAGGAAG AGCTTTTAGAAGACGAAGGTGCTGGCTATCCATCAATCCCCAAATGCACCCGTAGCCACATCCTTTACAACCACACCTTACTGGGAGGCCTCCGAGCAGGAAACTTTACTCAAATAGCGGAAGTGGATAGCATTGAGACATGCGCAGCACTATGTTGCGCTGAGCAGACGTGCGACCTGGCCTTGCTTTTGGGCGAAAACTGCTACGCGGGGGACTGTGCAAGTAAAgagctttgcattcctgttccTGTCAATCAAGTAGCCAATAAGGGTTCTCAGATGGCATATATTACATCTAGGAAGAAAGTGGAGGAGCAAGGTTCAG ACTGGAGTCTATGGTATATAGTGGTTGGATCTATAGCCATAGGTATTGGATTAACAGGGATATTGTGGACTATATTGACTTGCTGGCATAG AGGACGGCGCTTGCGATCCAAAGATGAACCAAGTGATCACTTCACCATGATAAACGAGAGCGGTGAATCGCAAAGAAAGTTAGAGATGCTACCGCAAGGATGGAATCTACAACAATTTGGTCAACAGTTTAATAATTCGG GGACATTTTTAAAGAACGGACCAATGTTCTTAAGCGACACAGAAAGTGATTCGGATGAGAATGAGGAACCAACAGCACCGCCACCCCGAAGTAAAATACCTATCAGAGCGGACCCTCAGAGAAGATCCCTTAGCTTCAATGGGCCTCCTCCTCCTTACACTGAGCAGAAGAATGACAACAGACCAAGTGTTATAAGCATGAACTCAAAGACGAAGAGAGCCATGCAAAACTTATGA